Below is a genomic region from Actinoallomurus bryophytorum.
CCGCCGACCGCGAGGTTCATGATGATGTAGAACGGGTGGTCGAACACCCAGTGGTTGCCGTTCAGGTCGGCCGGCGTACGGGTCTCGTACGCGTGGCCGTCCACCGACCAGGTGATGGTGTTCGGCGCCCAGTCGACCGCGAAGGTGTGAAAGTCGTCGGCGAAGGCCTGGCCGTTCGGCAGCGTGTAGCCGGCGCCGATGCCGCCGCTGCCGGAGTAGCCCGGCCCGTGGATCGTGCCGTGCACGCTGCCGGGCTCGAAGCCGACGTTCTCCATGACGTCGATCTCTCCGTTGCCGGGCCAGCCCTGGTTGCCGGTCCCGAGCATCCAGAACGCCGGCCACATGCCCTGGCCGCGCGGGATCTTCATCCGCGTCTCGAAGTGGCCGTACGCCTGGGTGAAGGCGGAGGCCGTGTTCATCCGGGCCGAGGTGTACTGGCACGTGCCGTACCAGCACTGGTAGCCGGCCGGGTTCTCCTTGCGCGCGGTGATCACGAGGTGGCCCTGGCCGTCCAGCGCGGCGTTGTTCGTACCGCTCGTGTAGTACTCGCGCTCGTGGTTGTTGACGTTGTCGCCGGTCTCGAGGCGCCACTTGCCTCCGTCGACGGCGGAGCCGGCGGCACCGTTGAAGTCATCGGTGAACGTGGCCGCGGCGGGCGCGGCGGCCCGCGGGGCCTGAGGCGCCCGCGGGCTCGCCGCCGCCGTGGCGGCGCCACCGGACCCGATGATCAGCGCGGCGGCCAGAGTGAACAGGCCGATACGCCGGCGGGATGCGGTGTGCATCGTTTTCTCCCTCTCGTACTCGATCGGGCTAGGACGTGGTCCACTGCTGGTTGGTGGCGCCGGTGCAGGTCCAGACCTGCAGCCGGGTGCCGTTGGCCGAGCTCGGCCCCGTGGCGTCCAGGCACTTACCGCCCGCGCTGCTGACCAGGGAGTTGTTCGCGCCCTTGCTCCACTTCTGGTTGGCCGCACCCGTGCAGTCCCACAACTGCACCGTCGCGCCGTTGGCGGTACCGGGCGCGTTCACGTCCATGCACTTGCCCAGGGCGCGGATCGTGCCGTCCGAGCCCACGGTCCACTGCTGCGCCGTGCTGCCGTTGCAGTCGTACAGCTGGACGGCCGCGCCGTTGGTGCTGCTCGCCGCGGCCACGTCGACGCACTTGCCGCCGTAGCCGGTGATCTGACCGCCGGTGCCGCCACCGCCACCGCCGCCACCGCTCGAACCGCCGGTGATCGCGTTGAAGGTGCGGGAGAACTGGTACGCGCTCTGCGGCGTGCCGCTGCAGGTGTCGGAGAGCTGGCCGTTGGTCGAACACGCCTTGTCACGGCCGAGCGCCCAGAACGCGAGCTCCTGGATGCCGTGGCTCGCCGCGAAGCTTTCCAGCGTCGTGGCGTTGCCGGTGGTGAAGATCTCGTTCTGGGAGTCGTTCACGCCGATCATCGGCGTGTTGCCCTCCATGGCCCACAGCTGGTCGGAGGTCTTGGTCGTCCAGATCTTGCCCAGCTGCGTGTGAAGGCCGTTCGCCGCGTTGATGGCGGTCTGTCCCATGTCAAGAGTCGGGCCGTAGTCCATCGTCATGGGGTTGACGAGGTTGACGTCCAGGCCCCGGCTCTTGGCGTTGTTCAGCAGGTCGAGGCCGTCCTGCGGCAGGCCGCCGGGGTCGGTCGAGAGGGTGTAGTCGACGGTGAGGTGCTTGCCGGCCGCGGCGTACTGCTGCTGGAGCGCGGCGAGCGCCTGGTTGCGCCGGTCGTTGGCGGCGTCGTCGTCGATGACCCCCTCGCCCTCGATGTCCATGTCCACGCGGGTGAGGTTGAGGGTGTCGATGACCTTCTTGTACTGCGCCTGCAGCGCGGAGACCGACGAGCACGCCTGGGCGAGCTCGGTCGGGGCGGCGCCGCCGAAGGAGACGATGACGTCGCCGCCGGAGGCACGCAGGTTGTTGATCGCGGTCTGCCACCCGCTGCTGTCGATGGAGGTGTCACCGTTCCAGGTGGCGGTGCAGCCGTTGCCGGCGATGACGAAGGCGAGTGTGTAGTACTTCAGCCCGGTCGCGGCCTGGGCGCTGGCCATGGCCGAGGTCGAGCCCCAGGTCTCGACGTACGGGGCGGCGTAGTGGGCGGGGAAGCCCGGTCCCGGGTTGACCGCCGCGTGCGCGGCCGTCCCGGTGCCGACCATCACACCCGCGGCCGCGAGGGGGATCGCGGCGAGCGCGGCGAGACGGGCCAGCCCGCGCCGGGGCGTGCTGAACAGAGGTCGTGGCATGAAGAGTTCTCCTGACGGGGGTGAAATGAAACGGTGGTGACGGAGATGGCTAAGGGGTGGCCCACTGCTGGTTGGTGGCGCCGGTGCAGGTCCAGATCTGCAGCCGGGTGCCGTTGGCCGAGCTAGGGCCGGTCGCGTCCAGGCACTTGCCCGACGCGGGGTTGACGAGCGAGC
It encodes:
- a CDS encoding glycoside hydrolase family 16 protein, whose translation is MHTASRRRIGLFTLAAALIIGSGGAATAAASPRAPQAPRAAAPAAATFTDDFNGAAGSAVDGGKWRLETGDNVNNHEREYYTSGTNNAALDGQGHLVITARKENPAGYQCWYGTCQYTSARMNTASAFTQAYGHFETRMKIPRGQGMWPAFWMLGTGNQGWPGNGEIDVMENVGFEPGSVHGTIHGPGYSGSGGIGAGYTLPNGQAFADDFHTFAVDWAPNTITWSVDGHAYETRTPADLNGNHWVFDHPFYIIMNLAVGGYWPGDPDGSTTFPQQLVVDYVHVTTSATGGGGTGGQITGYGGKCVDVAAASSANGAAVQLYDCNGTSAQSWTVGSDQTLRALGKCMDVTSAGTANGTPVQLYDCNGSAAQKWQPGSGGTLVNTGSGRCLDATGPSSANGTRLQIWDCNASAANQKWTLPS
- a CDS encoding ricin-type beta-trefoil lectin domain protein, with product MPRPLFSTPRRGLARLAALAAIPLAAAGVMVGTGTAAHAAVNPGPGFPAHYAAPYVETWGSTSAMASAQAATGLKYYTLAFVIAGNGCTATWNGDTSIDSSGWQTAINNLRASGGDVIVSFGGAAPTELAQACSSVSALQAQYKKVIDTLNLTRVDMDIEGEGVIDDDAANDRRNQALAALQQQYAAAGKHLTVDYTLSTDPGGLPQDGLDLLNNAKSRGLDVNLVNPMTMDYGPTLDMGQTAINAANGLHTQLGKIWTTKTSDQLWAMEGNTPMIGVNDSQNEIFTTGNATTLESFAASHGIQELAFWALGRDKACSTNGQLSDTCSGTPQSAYQFSRTFNAITGGSSGGGGGGGGTGGQITGYGGKCVDVAAASSTNGAAVQLYDCNGSTAQQWTVGSDGTIRALGKCMDVNAPGTANGATVQLWDCTGAANQKWSKGANNSLVSSAGGKCLDATGPSSANGTRLQVWTCTGATNQQWTTS